A region from the Kazachstania africana CBS 2517 chromosome 11, complete genome genome encodes:
- the LSM4 gene encoding U6 snRNA complex subunit LSM4 (similar to Saccharomyces cerevisiae LSM4 (YER112W); ancestral locus Anc_7.410), protein MLPLYLLTNAKGQQMRVELKSGEIIEGELTNVDNWMNLTLRNISEYKNTDGSPQLEVVKSSEIYLKGIYIKYIKLQDDIINNVKQQINSNMNTGGNKTHRNYNNRNYMSNNQNNRRNTYGTTGNNMNNRRGYNNASNNVRRGFNQNNQMRRSNNGLGGYVQHNPDVNLGDLAGKSPGQSIEF, encoded by the coding sequence ATGTTGCCTTTGTACCTGTTAACAAATGCGAAAGGCCAACAAATGCGTGTTGAATTGAAGAGCGGTGAAATAATTGAAGGTGAGCTAACTAACGTTGATAACTGGATGAACCTAACTCTCCGTAACATCAgtgaatataaaaatacCGATGGATCCCCTCAACTTGAGGTTGTCAAGTCTTCAGAGATCTACCTGAAAGGTATATACATCAAATACATCAAATTACAAgatgatattatcaataacGTTAAACAACAAATTAATAGTAATATGAATACCGGTGGTAATAAAACTCACAGAAACTACAATAACAGGAATTACATGAGCAATAACCAAAataatagaagaaataCTTATGGAACTACGGGTaataatatgaataatAGAAGGGGTTACAACAATGCAAGTAATAACGTCCGTCGCGGattcaatcaaaataatcaaatGAGACGTAGCAATAATGGTCTTGGTGGTTATGTACAACATAATCCAGACGTCAATTTGGGTGACCTGGCAGGTAAATCCCCAGGTCAAAGCATTgaattttaa